The segment GACCACGCGCCCGAGATGGCCGAGCAGCAGCGCGTCTCGGCGCTCGACCTGCACGAGCTCGGCACCGTGCACCACGTGGTGCCGGAGCCGGCGGACGACACGCCGGAGGCGCTCGCGAGCGCGGTGGCGGCCGAGGTCGGCCACCAGCTGCGTCGGCTCGCCGACCTGCACCGCGGCTGACCCCCGCGGCGCGCCGACCACGGACCCGGTGCGCCGCGGGGTCTCGCACCCCGCGTCATCATGGAGGCATGAGCCTGTCCGACCTCGCCCGTGCCGCCACCGACGTCGACGGCGTGGAGCCCCTCAACGAGGCGACCCGCATCGCGCTGCGGGAGGGCGACGAGCCCCGCGTGCTGCTGGAGCGCGACGAGGTGGCGGCCGCGGTCGCCTTCTCCGACGCACCCGCCGAGCTGGTGGTGCATCCCGACCACCGCCGCCAGGGCATCGGCCGGGCGCTCCTGGACCAGCTGGTCGACCGCGGGGAACGTCGGCTCTGGGCGCACGGCGACCTGCCCGCCGCACAGGCGCTGGCCGCCTCGGCCGGGTTCACGCCCGAGCGCACCCTGCTGGTCCTGCGTCTCGTGCTCGGCGAGCAGGCCCCCCAGGAGCGGGCGATCGAGGGCGTCACGCTGCGCGGCTTCCGTCCCGACGACACCGACGCGGTCGTCGCGGTGAACGGGCGCGCGTTCGCCCACCACCCCGAGCAGGGCGCCATGGACCGCGCCGACTTCGAGCGGCGCGCTGCCGAGCCGTGGTTCGACCCCGCAGGCCTGTTCGTCGCGGAGGACGAGCGGGGCGAGGTCGTCGGCTTCCACTGGACCAAGGTCGAGGGGGACACCGGCGAGGTCTACGTCGTGGGGGTCGACCCGGCCGCGCACGGCCGCGGGCTCGGCACCGCCCTCACCGCGCGCGGTCTGCGCCACCTGCACGAACGGGGCCTGCGGACCGTCGACCTCTACGTCGAGGGCGACAACGACGCCGCCCTCACCGTCTACCGTCGGCTCGGCTTCGTCGAGCACGCACGCGACACGCTCTACGCCCGCGCGTGAGCGGCGCCGACGTCAGCTGAGACCGCGCTGCAGCGCGGCGGCGGCCCGGCGCATGGCCCGCGGCGCGGAACGACCGATGCCCACCATGTTCGCGAAGCCGTGGATGAGCCCGCGCTCCTCCACGTGCTCCACCGTGACGCCGGCGGCCCGCAGGTGCTCCACGTACGCGGTGCCCTCGTCGCGCAGCGGGTCGAAGCCCGCCGTCACGACGTAGGCGGGTGCCGCTCCGGTGGCGTCCTGGCGCAGCGGGGACAGTCGCGCGTCGGCCCGGTCCTCGTCACCGGCCAGGTAGCTGTCGGAGCACAGGTCCATGAAGGCCTTCGTGAGCAGGTACCCCTCGCCGAGGAGCGTCCGG is part of the Aeromicrobium sp. Leaf245 genome and harbors:
- the mshD gene encoding mycothiol synthase gives rise to the protein MSLSDLARAATDVDGVEPLNEATRIALREGDEPRVLLERDEVAAAVAFSDAPAELVVHPDHRRQGIGRALLDQLVDRGERRLWAHGDLPAAQALAASAGFTPERTLLVLRLVLGEQAPQERAIEGVTLRGFRPDDTDAVVAVNGRAFAHHPEQGAMDRADFERRAAEPWFDPAGLFVAEDERGEVVGFHWTKVEGDTGEVYVVGVDPAAHGRGLGTALTARGLRHLHERGLRTVDLYVEGDNDAALTVYRRLGFVEHARDTLYARA